In a genomic window of Roseiflexus castenholzii DSM 13941:
- a CDS encoding DJ-1/PfpI family protein translates to MAAKNILMLVGDYVEDYEVMVPFQALQAVGHTVHAVCPDKKAGDKVRTAVHDFEGDQTYSEKPGHNFALNATFAEVRAEDYDALVIPGGRAPEYIRLNEKVLDIVRHFAAANKPIAAICHGAQVLAAAGVLEGRSCSAYPAVGPDVNRAGGRYVDIPSNKAHVDGNLVTAPAWPAHPEWIAKFLQVLGTRIEL, encoded by the coding sequence ATGGCGGCAAAGAACATCTTGATGCTCGTTGGCGATTACGTCGAGGATTACGAAGTTATGGTTCCGTTCCAGGCGCTTCAGGCGGTTGGTCACACCGTCCACGCCGTCTGCCCCGATAAGAAGGCAGGCGATAAGGTACGCACGGCAGTTCACGATTTCGAGGGAGATCAGACGTACAGTGAGAAGCCGGGGCACAACTTCGCACTCAACGCAACATTCGCCGAAGTTCGAGCTGAAGACTACGACGCACTCGTGATCCCTGGCGGACGCGCGCCGGAGTACATCCGCCTGAACGAGAAGGTGCTGGACATCGTCCGCCATTTTGCGGCTGCCAACAAGCCGATTGCCGCCATCTGCCATGGCGCGCAGGTGCTGGCTGCGGCAGGCGTCCTGGAGGGCAGGTCATGCTCTGCATACCCGGCAGTTGGTCCTGACGTTAATCGCGCCGGGGGGCGGTATGTCGATATTCCATCCAACAAAGCGCATGTCGACGGCAACCTGGTGACGGCGCCCGCCTGGCCCGCGCATCCTGAATGGATTGCGAAATTCCTTCAGGTGTTGGGCACGAGGATCGAACTGTAG